A DNA window from Candidatus Desulfatibia profunda contains the following coding sequences:
- the dapB gene encoding dihydrodipicolinate reductase, giving the protein MNRIKVMVNGLPGNMASNVAKRALKDDRFELIPQSLTGPEITETETTIDSTVFTLIQPQDRNQAITAIKENSSPFISVDYALPAAVNDNAEFYCTHNLPFVMGTTGGDRTLLTNTVTASSICAVIAPNMAKQIVGFQAMMEYAARTFPNLFEGYTLEIKESHQKGKADTSGTAKAMVGYFNSLGIPFAANDIIMERNPKVQQDAWGIPAEFLSGHGWHTYTLISKDKTVRFEFTHNVNGRDVYALGTLDAILFLDKKVQAGVKGKVFTMIDVLKGV; this is encoded by the coding sequence ATGAACCGCATAAAAGTTATGGTTAACGGCCTGCCCGGTAATATGGCGTCAAATGTCGCCAAGCGCGCCCTGAAGGACGACAGGTTTGAGTTGATTCCCCAGTCTTTGACCGGCCCTGAAATCACTGAAACCGAAACCACCATTGATTCGACGGTTTTCACCCTGATCCAGCCGCAGGACCGAAATCAGGCCATAACCGCCATCAAAGAAAACAGCAGCCCGTTTATCAGTGTGGATTATGCGCTGCCTGCGGCCGTCAACGACAATGCCGAATTTTACTGCACACACAACCTCCCCTTTGTCATGGGCACCACCGGCGGCGACAGAACGCTTTTGACAAATACGGTAACGGCATCTTCCATCTGTGCGGTGATCGCACCCAACATGGCCAAACAGATCGTCGGGTTCCAGGCCATGATGGAATACGCGGCCCGGACATTTCCGAATCTTTTCGAAGGCTATACCCTTGAAATCAAGGAAAGCCACCAGAAAGGAAAGGCCGACACCAGCGGAACCGCCAAAGCCATGGTAGGGTATTTCAACAGCCTGGGGATACCGTTTGCCGCAAATGATATCATCATGGAACGTAACCCCAAAGTCCAGCAAGACGCATGGGGCATCCCCGCCGAATTTCTGTCAGGACACGGCTGGCACACCTATACGCTAATTTCAAAAGACAAAACCGTGCGGTTTGAATTCACCCACAACGTCAACGGCCGCGATGTCTATGCCCTGGGAACCTTAGATGCGATTTTATTCCTCGACAAGAAAGTTCAAGCCGGGGTCAAGGGAAAGGTTTTTACGATGATCGACGTGCTCAAAGGGGTTTAA
- a CDS encoding phosphotransferase, with amino-acid sequence MKALILAAGLGTRLLPFTESIPKPLFPIAGRPLLDIIICDLQQAGCRSIIINTHHLNHLIEAFIASQKYPIPVLTRHEPVILGTGGAIKNVADFWDDKPFMVINSDIITDIDLKKVYHFHLNHGHPVTLVLHDDPEFNTVSVNHSGFITGFLDKEFTLTPPSSTASSPKSSRFGTGKKDLGADAFGRETKNMAFTGIHVLNPEVLDLIPDKAFSSIIDIYRKLISEGGNVCAFISKNFHWKDIGTPQRYREAVFEKMAPKAFQQAFPNGSTHTIRCHPIKGDGSDRNWYRLHSRDRSLVMADHGIRHQSTTSEVDAFVLIGRHLCGKGIPVPRIFLYDTFSGLVFLEDLGNDNLQNLVQKSQRPDEIISSYKTVIDLLLKQSVEGAKGFDPSWAYQTDTYSRNLILDRECRYFVEAFLCGYLGMTSRFEDFEDDFFYLADKALEHAVNGFMHRDMQSRNIMVKDKQFYFIDFQGGRLGPIQYDLASLLIDPYVELPYPVQKQLVDYGIEKLSALIPVDPEHFCRGYHYCAVARNLQILGAFGYLSRNKGKTYFGNYIPAAVRSLKRNLSIFKNSELPNLKAVVEELPEL; translated from the coding sequence TTGATCGAGGCCTTCATCGCGTCGCAAAAATATCCGATTCCGGTACTGACCCGCCATGAGCCGGTCATTTTAGGTACCGGCGGTGCCATCAAAAACGTTGCCGACTTTTGGGACGATAAGCCCTTTATGGTTATCAACAGCGACATTATCACGGATATCGACTTGAAAAAGGTCTATCATTTTCACTTAAATCACGGCCATCCGGTAACACTGGTGCTTCATGACGACCCGGAGTTCAATACCGTATCGGTGAATCATAGCGGATTTATTACAGGTTTTCTTGATAAGGAGTTCACTTTAACTCCGCCTTCTTCGACCGCCTCCAGCCCGAAAAGTTCCCGGTTCGGGACCGGCAAGAAAGATCTTGGAGCGGACGCATTCGGCCGTGAAACCAAAAATATGGCCTTTACCGGGATACACGTTCTGAATCCGGAAGTTCTCGATCTAATCCCCGACAAGGCATTTTCAAGCATCATCGACATCTACAGAAAACTGATATCAGAGGGCGGAAACGTATGTGCGTTTATATCAAAAAACTTCCACTGGAAAGATATCGGAACGCCCCAAAGGTACCGGGAAGCCGTTTTTGAAAAAATGGCGCCCAAGGCGTTTCAGCAGGCCTTCCCGAATGGTTCAACCCACACGATTCGCTGCCATCCAATCAAAGGGGATGGATCAGACCGTAACTGGTACCGCCTCCACTCAAGAGATCGATCCTTAGTGATGGCGGATCACGGCATCAGGCACCAAAGTACAACCAGCGAGGTTGACGCATTTGTGTTGATCGGCCGGCATCTTTGCGGCAAAGGAATACCGGTGCCAAGAATCTTTTTATACGATACGTTTTCAGGTCTGGTTTTCCTGGAAGATCTGGGAAACGACAATCTTCAGAACCTGGTCCAAAAGTCTCAACGCCCGGATGAAATCATCTCCAGCTATAAAACCGTGATCGATCTTCTCCTAAAACAGTCTGTTGAGGGCGCCAAAGGCTTTGATCCGTCATGGGCTTACCAAACCGATACATACAGCCGGAACCTTATCCTTGACAGGGAGTGCCGCTATTTTGTCGAAGCCTTTTTATGCGGATATTTGGGAATGACATCCCGTTTCGAAGATTTTGAAGACGATTTTTTTTACCTGGCGGACAAGGCCCTTGAACATGCAGTCAACGGTTTTATGCACAGGGACATGCAGTCACGAAACATCATGGTCAAAGACAAACAATTTTACTTCATTGATTTTCAGGGGGGGCGCCTGGGACCGATTCAGTACGATCTGGCCTCTTTGCTGATCGACCCTTACGTTGAACTCCCCTACCCCGTGCAGAAGCAGCTTGTCGATTACGGTATTGAAAAACTGTCAGCGTTGATTCCCGTTGACCCGGAGCATTTTTGCAGGGGTTATCATTATTGCGCTGTTGCCCGAAATCTTCAGATTCTGGGGGCCTTCGGCTATTTGAGCCGTAACAAGGGCAAAACCTATTTTGGAAACTATATCCCCGCAGCAGTGCGGTCGTTAAAGCGCAACCTTTCCATTTTCAAAAACTCGGAATTGCCCAACCTTAAGGCCGTTGTTGAAGAGTTACCTGAACTATAG